Proteins encoded in a region of the Streptomyces sp. NBC_00310 genome:
- a CDS encoding MFS transporter — translation MSTVSRTPEDPAAAPTRSWPVLVVVVCAQMLIWLDTSILNVAVTTLADPVEGLGASPGELEWVASAYTLVVAGTLFAGGALADRFGPRNTLLAGLALIGVASGAGAFVDSPAWLIVARAFMGAGSGLLMPATLTVIVQSTPEEKRTRAIAIWSSSSGLGVAIGPVAGGALLSHFWWGSVFLVNVPIVALCLLAVVAVVPDLGGSRRRVLDLRGLALSVLGLGGVVYGIIELGGGRTWYGPHVLLPLLLGGVVLGVFVAGQRRSRAPSLDLRLFRQPGFTAGSVVLLIAFMALAGHLFYAAFYLQGPRGLSPADAGTVMIAAAVGIVLGSQASPALSRLLSARWTVASGVLATAATYVAYAWLDGRTPLWVVAALLWIQGFGMGLVGTPVTAVMMRGVPPQLAGAGAAVNSVTRQVGGTLGVAMAGSILSAVYRDRMADAELPGTAQGLSPAAEELARTSAEAARSLADSLRLPELATTADRAFLDAMYAATLAVAALALLGCVVAVVGLRTRGAPESPEHARPLDAAGKGNAR, via the coding sequence GTGAGCACCGTGAGCCGGACGCCCGAGGACCCGGCCGCCGCACCCACCCGCTCCTGGCCCGTCCTCGTGGTCGTGGTCTGCGCGCAGATGCTGATCTGGCTGGACACCTCGATCCTCAATGTCGCCGTCACCACGCTCGCCGACCCGGTGGAGGGCCTGGGCGCGAGCCCCGGCGAACTGGAGTGGGTGGCGAGCGCCTACACCCTGGTCGTCGCCGGCACCCTCTTCGCGGGCGGCGCGCTCGCCGACCGTTTCGGCCCCCGGAACACGCTCCTCGCCGGACTCGCGCTGATCGGAGTGGCCTCCGGCGCGGGTGCGTTCGTGGACAGCCCGGCGTGGCTGATCGTGGCGAGGGCCTTCATGGGGGCGGGCAGCGGCCTGTTGATGCCGGCGACGCTGACCGTCATCGTGCAGAGCACCCCGGAGGAGAAACGCACCCGGGCGATCGCGATCTGGAGCTCGTCGAGCGGTCTCGGCGTGGCCATCGGCCCCGTCGCGGGCGGCGCGCTGCTCAGCCACTTCTGGTGGGGCTCGGTGTTCCTGGTCAACGTCCCGATCGTCGCCCTGTGTCTGCTGGCCGTCGTGGCGGTCGTCCCCGACCTGGGCGGTTCCCGCCGCCGCGTGCTCGACCTGCGGGGCCTCGCCCTGTCGGTGCTCGGGCTGGGCGGTGTGGTCTACGGCATCATCGAACTCGGCGGCGGCCGCACCTGGTACGGCCCCCACGTGCTGCTGCCGCTGCTGCTGGGCGGTGTCGTGCTGGGCGTCTTCGTCGCCGGCCAGCGCAGGTCCAGGGCGCCCAGCCTGGACCTGCGGCTCTTCCGGCAGCCCGGCTTCACGGCCGGCAGCGTGGTCCTGCTGATCGCCTTCATGGCGCTGGCCGGCCACCTGTTCTATGCGGCCTTCTATCTCCAGGGCCCCCGAGGCCTCTCCCCCGCCGACGCCGGCACCGTCATGATCGCCGCCGCGGTCGGCATCGTCCTGGGCAGCCAGGCCTCCCCGGCGCTGAGCCGCCTGCTGTCGGCCCGCTGGACGGTCGCGTCCGGCGTCCTGGCCACCGCCGCCACCTACGTCGCCTACGCCTGGCTCGACGGGCGGACCCCCCTCTGGGTCGTCGCCGCGCTGCTGTGGATCCAGGGATTCGGCATGGGACTGGTCGGCACCCCGGTCACGGCCGTGATGATGCGCGGGGTGCCGCCGCAGCTGGCGGGCGCCGGCGCCGCCGTCAACAGCGTCACCCGCCAGGTCGGCGGCACCCTCGGTGTGGCGATGGCCGGCTCGATCCTCTCGGCCGTCTACCGGGACCGGATGGCCGACGCCGAACTCCCCGGCACCGCACAGGGCCTGTCGCCGGCCGCCGAGGAACTGGCCCGTACCTCCGCCGAAGCCGCCCGTTCCCTGGCCGATTCCCTGCGCCTGCCCGAACTGGCGACCACGGCCGACCGCGCCTTCCTCGACGCCATGTACGCCGCCACGCTCGCCGTCGCCGCCCTCGCCCTCCTCGGCTGTGTGGTGGCGGTCGTGGGCCTGCGCACCCGTGGGGCGCCCGAAAGCCCGGAGCACGCAAGGCCGTTGGACGCGGCAGGGAAGGGGAACGCACGATGA
- the fabG gene encoding 3-oxoacyl-ACP reductase FabG, translating into MTQPTLPQQAAARSVFVTGGNRGIGLAIARRFAAAGDRVTVTHRGTEPAASEGFLAVRCDVTDSGQVDRAFQEAEAAHGPVTVLVACAGAAQDRLLVRMTEADFTSVIDTNLTGAFRVAQRAVRGMLRAGHGRIVLISSTAALHGAPGQTNYAAAKAGLVGFARSLTRELGARDITCNVVAPGLTETDMSRALTADQRRELLRATPAGRLGRPEEVADAVAFLAAAGYVRGAVIPVDGGAGLGH; encoded by the coding sequence ATGACACAGCCCACGCTCCCCCAGCAGGCCGCGGCCCGTTCGGTCTTCGTCACCGGCGGGAACAGGGGCATCGGGCTGGCCATTGCCCGCCGTTTCGCTGCTGCCGGGGACCGGGTCACGGTCACCCACCGGGGCACCGAGCCCGCGGCCTCCGAGGGATTCCTCGCCGTTCGGTGCGATGTGACGGACAGCGGGCAGGTCGACCGGGCCTTCCAGGAGGCCGAGGCGGCCCACGGCCCGGTCACCGTGCTGGTCGCGTGCGCGGGCGCCGCCCAGGACCGGCTGCTGGTGCGGATGACCGAGGCGGACTTCACCTCCGTCATCGACACCAACCTCACCGGAGCCTTCCGCGTCGCCCAGCGCGCGGTGCGCGGCATGCTCCGGGCGGGCCACGGCCGTATCGTCCTGATCTCCTCCACGGCCGCCCTGCACGGCGCCCCCGGCCAGACCAACTACGCGGCGGCGAAGGCCGGCCTCGTCGGCTTCGCCCGCTCCCTCACCCGGGAACTCGGCGCCCGCGACATCACCTGCAACGTCGTCGCCCCCGGCCTCACCGAGACCGACATGAGCCGCGCCCTCACCGCGGACCAGCGGCGCGAACTGCTGCGCGCCACGCCCGCCGGACGCCTGGGCCGCCCCGAGGAGGTCGCCGACGCGGTGGCCTTCCTGGCCGCCGCCGGTTATGTACGCGGCGCCGTGATCCCGGTCGACGGGGGCGCCGGGCTGGGGCACTGA
- the pgi gene encoding glucose-6-phosphate isomerase: protein MNARSRTRLNQTPEWTALAEHREQQGDVQLRELFAADPGRGAGYTLEVGDLHVDYSKHLVTDETLRLLRELAAATDVFGLRDAMFRGEKINTTEDRAVLHTALRAPRDAVIEVDGANVVPGVHEVLDKMAGFAERIRSGEWTGHTGRRIKNIVNVGIGGSDLGPAMAYEVLRSFTDRDLTVRFVSNVDGADLHEAVRDLDAAETLFVIASKTFTTIETITNATSARDWLLTELKAGSEAVAKHFVALSTNSEKVSDFGIDTANMFEFWDWVGGRYSYDSAIGLSLMIAIGPDRFREMLDGFHLVDEHFRTAPAESNVPLLLGLLGIWYGNFHDAQSHAVLPYSHYLSKFTAYLQQLDMESNGKYVGRDGVPVEWQTGPVVWGTPGTNGQHAYYQLIHQGTKLIPADFIGFAEPVAELGETLKAQHDLLMANFFAQTQALAFGKTPDEVRAEGAPEELVPHKTFQGNHPTTTILAKELTPSVLGQLIALYEHKVFVQGAVWNIDSFDQWGVELGKVLAKRVEPALTEGAEVPGLDGSTKALVAKYRALRGRR from the coding sequence ATGAACGCACGAAGCCGTACGAGGCTCAACCAGACGCCCGAGTGGACCGCGCTGGCCGAGCACCGGGAGCAGCAGGGTGATGTCCAGCTGCGCGAGCTGTTCGCGGCCGACCCGGGGCGCGGTGCCGGGTACACGCTGGAGGTCGGCGACCTGCACGTCGACTACTCCAAGCATCTGGTCACCGACGAGACGCTGCGGCTGCTGCGCGAGCTGGCCGCCGCGACCGACGTGTTCGGGCTGCGGGACGCCATGTTCCGCGGCGAGAAGATCAACACCACCGAGGACCGCGCCGTCCTGCACACCGCGTTGCGCGCCCCGCGCGACGCGGTGATCGAGGTCGACGGCGCGAACGTGGTGCCGGGTGTCCACGAGGTGCTCGACAAGATGGCCGGCTTCGCCGAGCGCATCCGCTCCGGCGAATGGACCGGACACACCGGCCGACGCATCAAGAACATCGTGAACGTCGGCATCGGCGGCTCCGACCTGGGCCCGGCGATGGCGTACGAGGTACTGCGCTCCTTCACCGACCGCGATCTCACCGTCCGCTTCGTGTCGAACGTGGACGGGGCCGACCTGCACGAGGCGGTACGGGACCTGGACGCGGCCGAGACGCTCTTCGTCATCGCCTCGAAGACGTTCACCACCATCGAGACGATCACCAACGCGACGTCCGCGCGCGACTGGCTGCTCACCGAGCTGAAGGCGGGCTCCGAGGCCGTCGCCAAGCACTTCGTGGCGCTGTCGACGAACTCCGAGAAGGTGTCGGACTTCGGCATCGACACGGCCAACATGTTCGAGTTCTGGGACTGGGTCGGCGGACGCTACTCGTACGACTCGGCCATCGGCCTGTCGCTGATGATCGCGATCGGCCCGGACCGCTTCCGGGAGATGCTCGACGGGTTCCACCTGGTCGACGAGCACTTCCGTACGGCGCCCGCCGAGTCCAATGTGCCGCTTCTGCTGGGCCTGTTGGGGATCTGGTACGGCAACTTCCACGACGCGCAGTCGCACGCGGTGCTGCCCTACAGCCACTACCTGTCCAAGTTCACGGCCTACCTGCAGCAACTGGACATGGAGTCCAACGGCAAGTACGTGGGCCGGGACGGGGTGCCGGTGGAGTGGCAGACCGGGCCGGTGGTGTGGGGCACGCCGGGGACGAACGGGCAGCACGCGTACTACCAGTTGATCCACCAGGGCACGAAGCTGATCCCGGCGGACTTCATCGGCTTCGCCGAGCCGGTCGCCGAGCTCGGCGAGACGCTCAAGGCCCAGCACGACCTTCTCATGGCCAACTTCTTCGCCCAGACCCAGGCGCTGGCCTTCGGCAAGACGCCGGACGAGGTACGGGCGGAGGGGGCACCGGAGGAACTGGTGCCGCACAAGACGTTCCAGGGAAACCACCCGACGACCACGATCCTGGCGAAGGAACTGACCCCGTCGGTCCTCGGCCAGCTGATCGCGCTGTACGAGCACAAGGTGTTCGTCCAGGGTGCCGTCTGGAACATCGACTCCTTCGACCAGTGGGGCGTCGAGCTGGGCAAGGTCCTCGCCAAGCGCGTCGAGCCGGCGCTCACGGAGGGGGCCGAGGTGCCGGGGCTGGACGGGTCGACGAAGGCGCTGGTCGCCAAGTACCGGGCGCTGCGCGGGCGACGGTAG
- a CDS encoding MFS transporter, which translates to MTGAEQRAAVAYRGAFLRLWSAAVLSSFGDALRTAALPLLAVTLTDEPLLVASVTACGYLPWLVFGLFGGAVADRVDQRRAMWTVDVARGLLVAGFAVAVALDHASIALLIALAFALTTLQTLFDNAATALLPALVGRDALGSANARLMTGQRIAGGLVAAPLVPLLLAAGAAVPFAADALTYLFAAALVASLGAAAPEREPRPAGSTLRAEIAAGLRTLWRDRALRGLCAATALCNVGMGALIATLVLLVTGWLDAGNAGFAAVTTAYTVGGLAGGAVNGRLVARAGRVRAVLLAGAAQIVALVVMGSVRSLWALAVSLAVFGAMGMVWNVNTTTLMQRRAPADMLGRVGSAFRTLGVAGAPLGALLGGAVATAWGPNTPALLAAAFFVLSVAALIPTLKADVSVVEPDDHGTTARVPS; encoded by the coding sequence GTGACGGGGGCTGAGCAGAGGGCGGCGGTCGCGTACCGCGGAGCGTTCCTACGGCTGTGGAGCGCGGCCGTGCTCTCCAGTTTCGGGGACGCGCTGCGTACGGCCGCGTTGCCGCTGCTCGCGGTGACGCTGACGGACGAGCCGCTTCTCGTCGCCTCGGTCACGGCCTGTGGCTATCTGCCGTGGCTGGTGTTCGGGTTGTTCGGCGGGGCCGTCGCCGACCGGGTGGACCAGCGGCGGGCCATGTGGACGGTGGACGTGGCGCGCGGTCTGCTGGTGGCGGGTTTCGCGGTGGCCGTGGCCCTCGATCACGCCTCGATCGCCCTGCTGATCGCCCTGGCCTTCGCTCTGACCACCCTCCAGACACTCTTCGACAACGCGGCCACGGCCCTGCTGCCCGCCCTGGTGGGCCGTGACGCCCTGGGCAGCGCGAACGCCCGGTTGATGACCGGCCAGCGGATCGCGGGCGGGCTGGTGGCCGCGCCGCTCGTCCCCCTGTTGCTGGCCGCCGGAGCCGCCGTCCCCTTCGCGGCGGACGCCCTGACCTACCTGTTCGCCGCCGCCCTCGTGGCCTCGCTCGGTGCCGCCGCGCCCGAGCGGGAGCCCCGTCCCGCGGGCAGCACCCTGCGCGCCGAGATCGCCGCCGGGCTGCGGACGCTGTGGCGGGACAGGGCCCTGCGCGGGCTGTGCGCCGCCACCGCTCTGTGCAACGTCGGCATGGGTGCCCTCATCGCCACGCTGGTGCTGCTGGTGACCGGCTGGCTGGACGCGGGCAACGCCGGGTTCGCGGCGGTGACGACGGCGTACACGGTCGGCGGCCTCGCCGGGGGAGCGGTGAACGGACGGCTGGTGGCCCGCGCGGGGCGGGTGCGTGCCGTGCTGCTGGCCGGCGCGGCGCAGATCGTGGCCCTCGTCGTGATGGGCTCGGTGCGCAGCCTGTGGGCGCTCGCGGTGAGCCTCGCCGTGTTCGGGGCCATGGGCATGGTGTGGAACGTCAACACCACGACGCTGATGCAGCGGCGTGCCCCCGCCGACATGCTCGGCCGCGTCGGCTCCGCCTTCCGGACCCTCGGGGTGGCCGGGGCGCCCCTGGGCGCTCTGCTCGGCGGAGCGGTCGCCACGGCCTGGGGCCCGAACACCCCGGCGCTCCTTGCCGCCGCCTTCTTCGTCCTGTCCGTCGCCGCGCTGATACCGACGCTCAAGGCGGACGTATCTGTTGTCGAACCGGACGACCATGGGACGACGGCTCGTGTTCCGTCGTGA
- a CDS encoding RNA polymerase-binding protein RbpA produces MASGNAIRGSRVGAGPMGEAERGESAPRLRISFWCSNGHETQPSFASDAQVPDTWDCPRCGFPAGQDRDNPPAPPRTEPYKTHLAYVRERRSDADGEAILAEALAKLRGEI; encoded by the coding sequence GTGGCAAGTGGCAACGCGATCCGAGGAAGCCGGGTCGGGGCGGGGCCGATGGGCGAAGCCGAGCGCGGCGAGTCCGCACCCCGGCTGCGCATCTCCTTCTGGTGCTCCAACGGACACGAGACCCAGCCGAGCTTCGCCAGCGACGCACAGGTCCCCGACACCTGGGACTGCCCGCGCTGCGGCTTCCCGGCCGGACAGGACCGGGACAACCCCCCGGCCCCACCACGCACCGAGCCCTACAAGACGCACCTCGCCTATGTGCGGGAGCGCCGCAGCGACGCGGACGGCGAGGCGATCCTCGCCGAGGCGCTCGCCAAACTGCGGGGCGAGATCTAG
- the secG gene encoding preprotein translocase subunit SecG, whose translation MGFSIALIVFSLLMMLLVLMHKGKGGGLSDMFGGGMQSSVGGSSVAERNLDRITVVVGLLWFACIVVLGILMKVNN comes from the coding sequence ATGGGGTTCTCGATCGCCCTGATCGTGTTCAGCCTGCTGATGATGCTGCTGGTGCTGATGCACAAGGGCAAGGGCGGCGGCCTCTCCGACATGTTCGGTGGCGGTATGCAGTCCTCCGTCGGCGGCTCCTCGGTCGCCGAGCGCAACCTCGACCGGATCACCGTCGTGGTCGGTCTGCTGTGGTTCGCGTGCATTGTCGTACTCGGCATCCTGATGAAGGTCAACAACTGA
- the tpiA gene encoding triose-phosphate isomerase: MTVSDKGRMPLMAGNWKMNLNHLEAIAHVQKLAFALADKDYEACEVAVLPPFTDLRSVQTLVDGDKLKIKYGAQDLSAHDSGAYTGEISGPMLAKLKCTFVAIGHSERRQYHDETDEIVNAKVKAAYKHGLTPILCVGEELEVREAGNHVSHTLAQVEGGLKDVPAEHAETVVIAYEPVWAIGTGKVCGAEDAQEVCAAIRGKLAELYSQETADQIRIQYGGSVKAGNVAEIMAQADIDGALVGGASLDADEFVKIVRFRDQ, translated from the coding sequence ATGACCGTTTCCGACAAGGGCCGTATGCCCCTGATGGCCGGCAACTGGAAGATGAACCTCAACCACCTCGAGGCCATCGCGCACGTCCAGAAGCTCGCCTTCGCCCTCGCCGACAAGGACTACGAGGCCTGTGAGGTCGCGGTCCTGCCGCCCTTCACCGACCTGCGCTCGGTCCAGACCCTGGTCGACGGCGACAAGCTCAAGATCAAGTACGGCGCCCAGGACCTCTCGGCCCACGACTCCGGCGCCTACACCGGCGAGATCTCCGGTCCGATGCTGGCCAAGCTCAAGTGCACGTTCGTGGCGATCGGCCACTCCGAGCGCCGCCAGTACCACGACGAGACCGACGAGATCGTCAACGCCAAGGTCAAGGCCGCCTACAAGCACGGCCTCACCCCGATCCTGTGCGTCGGCGAGGAACTGGAGGTCCGCGAGGCGGGCAACCACGTCTCCCACACGCTCGCCCAGGTCGAGGGCGGCCTCAAGGACGTCCCCGCCGAGCACGCCGAGACCGTCGTGATCGCCTACGAGCCCGTCTGGGCCATCGGCACCGGCAAGGTCTGCGGAGCGGAGGACGCCCAGGAGGTCTGCGCGGCCATCCGCGGCAAGCTCGCCGAGCTGTACTCCCAGGAGACCGCCGACCAGATCCGCATCCAGTACGGCGGCTCGGTCAAGGCCGGCAACGTCGCCGAGATCATGGCGCAGGCCGACATCGACGGCGCCCTCGTCGGCGGCGCCTCCCTGGACGCGGACGAGTTCGTCAAGATCGTGCGCTTCCGCGACCAGTGA
- a CDS encoding phosphoglycerate kinase encodes MKTIDELLAEGVAGKRVFVRADLNVPLDGTTITDDGRIRAVLPTVKALAEAGARVVVASHLGRPKGAPDPAFSLAPAAARLGELLGADVAFATDTVGESATATVAGLADGRVAVVENLRFNAGETSKDDAERGAFADQLAALADVYVGDGFGAVHRGHASVLDLPARLPHYAGYLIATEVGVLRKLTDDVQRPYVVALGGAKVSDKLAVIDQLLGKADRILIGGGMAYTFLKAKGYEVGGSLLQEDQLGAVTEYLERAEKTGVELVLPVDAVVAPAFPDLKGKAPAGATEVAADAMPTGQMGLDIGPESRKLYASKIADAATVFWNGPMGVFEHPEFAEGTKAVAQALLDSGAFTVVGGGDSAAAVRILGFDENAFGHISTGGGASLEYLEGKTLPGLAALED; translated from the coding sequence ATGAAGACGATCGACGAACTCCTCGCCGAGGGAGTCGCCGGCAAGCGGGTCTTCGTCCGCGCCGACCTCAACGTGCCGCTGGACGGCACCACCATCACCGACGACGGCCGTATCCGCGCCGTGCTGCCCACCGTGAAGGCGCTGGCCGAGGCCGGCGCGCGCGTCGTCGTCGCCTCCCACCTGGGCCGCCCCAAGGGCGCCCCGGACCCGGCCTTCTCCCTCGCCCCCGCCGCCGCGCGCCTCGGTGAACTCCTCGGCGCCGACGTGGCGTTCGCGACGGACACGGTCGGCGAGTCCGCCACGGCCACGGTCGCGGGCCTCGCCGACGGCCGGGTCGCGGTCGTCGAGAACCTCCGCTTCAACGCCGGCGAGACGTCCAAGGACGACGCCGAGCGCGGCGCCTTCGCGGATCAGCTGGCCGCCCTCGCGGACGTCTACGTGGGCGACGGCTTCGGCGCGGTGCACCGGGGGCACGCCTCGGTCCTCGACCTGCCGGCCCGCCTGCCGCACTACGCCGGGTACCTCATCGCCACCGAGGTCGGCGTCCTGAGGAAGCTCACCGACGACGTCCAGCGCCCCTACGTGGTCGCGCTCGGCGGCGCCAAGGTCTCCGACAAGCTCGCCGTCATCGACCAGCTGCTCGGCAAGGCCGACCGCATCCTCATCGGCGGCGGCATGGCGTACACCTTCCTCAAGGCCAAGGGGTACGAGGTCGGCGGCTCGCTCCTCCAGGAGGACCAGCTCGGCGCGGTCACCGAGTACCTGGAGCGCGCGGAGAAGACCGGGGTCGAGCTGGTCCTCCCCGTCGACGCCGTCGTCGCGCCCGCGTTCCCGGACCTCAAGGGCAAGGCTCCGGCCGGTGCCACCGAGGTCGCCGCGGACGCCATGCCGACCGGCCAGATGGGCCTGGACATCGGCCCGGAGTCCCGCAAGCTGTACGCCTCGAAGATCGCCGACGCCGCCACCGTCTTCTGGAACGGCCCCATGGGCGTCTTCGAGCACCCCGAATTCGCCGAGGGCACCAAGGCGGTCGCCCAGGCACTCCTCGACTCGGGGGCCTTCACGGTCGTCGGCGGCGGCGACTCCGCCGCGGCCGTGCGCATCCTGGGCTTCGACGAGAACGCATTCGGCCACATCTCGACCGGCGGCGGCGCCTCCCTCGAATACCTCGAGGGCAAGACGCTCCCCGGCCTCGCCGCACTGGAGGACTGA
- the gap gene encoding type I glyceraldehyde-3-phosphate dehydrogenase: protein MTIRVGINGFGRIGRNYFRALLEQGADIEIVAVNDLGDTATTAHLLKYDTILGRLKAEVSHTADTITVDGHTIKVLSERNPADIPWGELGVDIVIESTGIFTKKADAGKHLAGGAKKVLISAPAKDEDITIVMGVNQDKYDPANHHVISNASCTTNCVAPMAKVLDENFGIVKGLMTTVHAYTNDQRILDFPHSDLRRARAAAENIIPTTTGAAKATALVLPQLKGKLDGIAMRVPVPTGSATDLVVTLQREVTKDEVNAAFKKASEDGDLKGYLAYTEDEIVSSDIVSDPASCTFDSSLTMVQEGNTVKILGWYDNEWGYSNRLVDLTVFVGGQL from the coding sequence GTGACGATCCGCGTAGGCATCAACGGCTTTGGCCGCATCGGTCGTAACTACTTCCGCGCGCTGCTGGAGCAGGGTGCTGACATCGAGATCGTGGCTGTCAACGACCTGGGTGACACCGCGACCACCGCACACCTCCTGAAGTACGACACCATCCTGGGCCGCCTCAAGGCCGAGGTGTCGCACACCGCCGACACGATCACCGTCGACGGCCACACCATCAAGGTCCTCTCCGAGCGCAACCCCGCCGACATCCCGTGGGGCGAGCTGGGCGTCGACATCGTCATCGAGTCCACCGGCATCTTCACGAAGAAGGCCGACGCCGGGAAGCACCTCGCCGGCGGCGCCAAGAAGGTCCTCATCTCGGCTCCGGCCAAGGACGAGGACATCACCATCGTGATGGGCGTCAACCAGGACAAGTACGACCCGGCGAACCACCACGTCATCTCCAACGCCTCCTGCACCACCAACTGTGTGGCGCCGATGGCCAAGGTTCTCGACGAGAACTTCGGCATCGTCAAGGGCCTGATGACGACGGTCCACGCGTACACCAACGACCAGCGCATCCTGGACTTCCCGCACTCGGACCTGCGTCGCGCCCGCGCCGCCGCCGAGAACATCATCCCGACCACCACGGGTGCCGCGAAGGCCACCGCGCTGGTCCTCCCGCAGCTCAAGGGCAAGCTGGACGGCATCGCGATGCGCGTCCCGGTCCCGACCGGCTCGGCCACCGACCTGGTCGTGACGCTGCAGCGCGAGGTCACCAAGGACGAGGTCAACGCCGCGTTCAAGAAGGCCTCCGAGGACGGCGACCTCAAGGGCTACCTGGCCTACACCGAGGACGAGATCGTCTCCTCGGACATCGTCAGCGACCCGGCCTCCTGCACCTTCGACTCCTCCCTGACCATGGTCCAGGAGGGCAACACGGTGAAGATCCTCGGCTGGTACGACAACGAGTGGGGCTACTCCAACCGCCTCGTCGACCTCACGGTCTTCGTCGGCGGCCAGCTCTGA